The sequence TGAAGGGCGCTGGCCGACTGATCTTGGGCCAGAGGAAATCGTCTTCCACCGGTTTGAGAGCCGGAACGTGATCGACCCATTCGGGCACGAAGGGTTTGTAGAACCTGCCCTGCATCTCGAAGGTGCCGGGATGCTCCTCCTCGTACAGGGTGTTGGGCGAGGTGCCGGCGGCGACCATCAGGGTACGCAGCGGCACTTCCACCACCTCGTCGGTGGCCTGCCAGCGGCCGTCGACCTCGGCCATCTTCTGGAACTTGACTGCCTTGAGATGACCGTACTGGTCCGGCACCGCCTCCAGGGGGCTCATGCCCTCGGCCAGGAGGATGCCCTCCTCCAGGGCCTCGCGGATTTCCTCGTGGTTCTCGCGGTAGGCGGGCGAATTGCGCATGCCGCGGCGGTAGAACACCGTCACCCCGCCCCACCGGTTCAGCAGCGGCAGGAAATCCGGTTGCCTGCCTTCGGCCTCGGCGCGCTCACGCTCGGCGCGGACGGCGCGGCCGTGCTCCAGGAACTCGTCGAGGATTTGCAGCTCCTCGGCGTCGTAACAGCCGCGCACGGCCTCCTCGCCCCGCTCTGCCACCAGCTTTTCGTAGCGCTGCAGGATCTTCTCCACCTGCACCGGATAGTAGGCCATCAGCTCGGTAGCGGTGTCGATGGCGGTCAGCCCCCCGCCGATGACCCCCGCCGGCAGGCGCACCTGCAGGTTGGCCAGGGAGGAGAACTTGGCCGCCCCGGACAGCTGCAGCGCCATGAGGAAATCGGAGGCCTTGCGGATGCCGCGGATGAGATTGTTCTTGAGGGGGATGATGGTAGGCTTGCCGGCCCCGGCAGCGATGGCGATGTGGTCGAAGCCCAGATCCCAGGCCTCGTTGATGGTCAGGGTGCCGCCGAAGCGCACCCCGCCGTAGCAGCGGAAGGTGCGGCGCCGCGCCAGGCTCAGGTAGATCACCTTGAGGAAGTTTTTGTCCCAGCGCACGGTGATGCCGTACTCGGCCACCCCGCCGAAGCCGAGCATCACCCGGTCGGCCAGGTCCTCGTAGAGCGTATCGAAGTTCTCGATCGGCTGCGGCGGGGTTTCCAGATCCCCCACCAATTCCCTAGGCAAGGGCTCGATCTTGAGGCCGTCGACACCGACCACCCCGAAGCCCTCGTTGGCCAGATAGTGGGCCAGGGTGTAGCCGGCCGGCCCCATCCCCACCACCAGCACGTTCTTGCCGTTGTAGGGCAGCTGGTAGGGACGCCTGACGTTGAGCGGGTTCCAGCGGGTCAACAGGTCGTAGATCTCGAAACCGTAGGGCAGGTGGAGGACGTCGGTGAGGACGTTGGTCTCGATCTCGGGGATATTGACCGGCTCGGTCTTCTGGTAGATGCAGCCCTTCATGCACTCGTTGCAGATGCGGTGGCCGGTGCCGGGGCACATGGGGTTGTCCACCATGATCAGGGCCAGGGCGCCGATGTCGTCCCCCTGGCGCTTGACCCAGTGCATCTCGGAGATCTTCTCCCCCAGCGGGCAGCCGGTGACCGGGTTGCCGAAGGGGCCGGTCTTGTAACCGCCCTTCTTCTTGTCGCGCATCCCCTTGGCGCAGGAATCGGTGTCGCGCTCGTGGCAGTAGATGCAGTGGTCCACCTCGTAGAGCACCGGACGCAGGTTGCGGTAGCGGTTGTCGGTAAGGTGGAAGCCATCGCGGCGGCGATAATGGCCTTCTGGCGTGGCCCAGGCTTGATAGGCCCCCTTGTCCACCAGCGCGTGGGGGACCAGATGGTTGACGTCGGTGCGGGCCGGGGTCCGGAAGCTGATCCAGCCGGCCACTTCCCGTTGCAGTTCGGGATGACGGGTGGCGGCGAAGGTCCAGCGCAGCACCAGATCGTGGAGCGACTCGATCAAAGCCGCATCTTCCTGTCGCAATTCTTCGGCGAACAGGCGCGCAGCCCCGGGATGGGATTGGAGACGCCGGCGCAGGACGGCGACCTGATCTTCCAGCGGGCTGAGATCACCGCTTTCCGCCAGCCGCGCCGCTTCCTCGCTCAGATCCTGAAGCTGGAGCGCCAGCCCGGCCACGACCCGCTCGCGGTCTTTCAGGTCGTCGCCCAGGGCCTCCAGCAACGCCTGGAAACGGTCCCGGAGGGCGGCGACGTCCCAGTTCTCCGGTTTCTCGCGCTTGAAGCGCTTGGGCGCGGCTTTGGTGACGATGGCATCGCGGTAGCGCAGCACGGTGCGCACCTCTTCCACCACCTTTTCCATCTGCCGCCTGCGGGCGTCCTCGATGTGGAACAGGCGGGCGACGAAACCCCCCAGGTAAGGAGCCATGCGCACCAGCAGGTCGGAAACCTGCTCCGGTGCCATGCCCTCCCCCCGACAGGCACGGTATTCGTCGAACTCGCGCAGCAGTCCCGGATCGCGCGCCTCCACGTGACGGTCGAAGGCGGCGGCGAGATCCTTGAGACGGTGGGGGTCGTAGAGATCGGCGTAGGTGAAGCCTTCGATGCCCAGCTGCCAGCTTGCGTGTTCTGCCATGTCACTCCTTCAAGTCGGTTATGGAACCGCCCCACAAGGATGGAGGGCGCTGATCAAACAATCAATTATAACGCGTAGACCAGCCAGCGGCTCCGGCGGTACTGAAATTCAACGTTCACCTTCGTTGCCCAGGCGCTCGGCCAGCGCCTGCAGATAACGCTCCTGCAACAGCAGATTGCCCCCGCGCAGCTCCCCGAGCCGTTGCAGGAGCAGCTTCAGGCGGCGGCGGGCGTCGGTGGCGAGGGATTCACTGGCCAGTCCCTCGGCCAGCAGCCGGTGGACATCGGCGATCTCACGCCGCAGCTGCACTTCCTCCGGGACGTAACCGGCGTTCTTGAGGATCCGGTAGGCCATGCGCAATTCCGGCGGCACTCCGGGCAAATC comes from Methylomarinovum caldicuralii and encodes:
- a CDS encoding FAD-dependent oxidoreductase gives rise to the protein MAEHASWQLGIEGFTYADLYDPHRLKDLAAAFDRHVEARDPGLLREFDEYRACRGEGMAPEQVSDLLVRMAPYLGGFVARLFHIEDARRRQMEKVVEEVRTVLRYRDAIVTKAAPKRFKREKPENWDVAALRDRFQALLEALGDDLKDRERVVAGLALQLQDLSEEAARLAESGDLSPLEDQVAVLRRRLQSHPGAARLFAEELRQEDAALIESLHDLVLRWTFAATRHPELQREVAGWISFRTPARTDVNHLVPHALVDKGAYQAWATPEGHYRRRDGFHLTDNRYRNLRPVLYEVDHCIYCHERDTDSCAKGMRDKKKGGYKTGPFGNPVTGCPLGEKISEMHWVKRQGDDIGALALIMVDNPMCPGTGHRICNECMKGCIYQKTEPVNIPEIETNVLTDVLHLPYGFEIYDLLTRWNPLNVRRPYQLPYNGKNVLVVGMGPAGYTLAHYLANEGFGVVGVDGLKIEPLPRELVGDLETPPQPIENFDTLYEDLADRVMLGFGGVAEYGITVRWDKNFLKVIYLSLARRRTFRCYGGVRFGGTLTINEAWDLGFDHIAIAAGAGKPTIIPLKNNLIRGIRKASDFLMALQLSGAAKFSSLANLQVRLPAGVIGGGLTAIDTATELMAYYPVQVEKILQRYEKLVAERGEEAVRGCYDAEELQILDEFLEHGRAVRAERERAEAEGRQPDFLPLLNRWGGVTVFYRRGMRNSPAYRENHEEIREALEEGILLAEGMSPLEAVPDQYGHLKAVKFQKMAEVDGRWQATDEVVEVPLRTLMVAAGTSPNTLYEEEHPGTFEMQGRFYKPFVPEWVDHVPALKPVEDDFLWPKISRPAPFTSYQRYGKFITFYGDNNPIYAGNVVRAMASAKDSYPHIVRLFQGELETLDPAAQPERDRAWAGFRAKLDDLLLAHIVEVIRLTPNIVEIVVKAPMAAKHFAPGQFYRIQNFESQAPLRHGTRLASEGLALTGAWVDKERGIVSLIVLEMGSSSKLCGLWQPGDSLVVMGVTGAPTEIPSGRTVLLVGGGLGNAVLFSIGKALKAAGNQVLYFAGYRRSSDVFKVREIEEASDVIVWAVDDLPGNEPIRPTRPQDKTFKGNIVEAMLAYAKGDLGPTPIHFDDVDHLIVIGSDRMMKAVKEARYGVLAPYLKRQHSAIGSINSPMQCMLKGVCGQCLCRHVDPETGREYFVYSCYNQDQELDRVDFDHLHARLRQNTVQEKLTDLWLDYVLENPAG
- a CDS encoding DUF1992 domain-containing protein, whose protein sequence is MRFWDRLAEERIQEAMAQGAFDDLPGAGKPLPEDDLPGVPPELRMAYRILKNAGYVPEEVQLRREIADVHRLLAEGLASESLATDARRRLKLLLQRLGELRGGNLLLQERYLQALAERLGNEGER